Part of the Mytilus galloprovincialis chromosome 14, xbMytGall1.hap1.1, whole genome shotgun sequence genome is shown below.
attttggtaaacagcaaatttataaaaattaccacattattgatattcatgtcaacaccgaagtgttgactactggcctggtgataccctcggggacgaaacgtccaccagcagtggcatcgacccagtggtgtaaatagttatcataggtaccaggattataatttagtacgccagacgcgcgtttcgtctacataagactcaccgtGATGCTTAtgtcaaaatattataaagccaaacaagtacaaagttgaagagcattgagtaaaATTGGAGTATAAATCTTGttaaattattattgattttagtCTTTACTGGCGACAATTTAATAGTGAATTTTTGCCGACACAATATGATAactcaaatatatcaaaaagcCAGAAGGCAACACACTATATGTTAGTGTTTACTAATTTGTTGTGAACTAAATTGTTGTAGTATTGAAGGTATAATTCATAGTGTTAACTAATTATGTGTGATCTAAATCGTTGCACTATTGAAGCGATAATACACTGTTTACCCATAAAGTGCCAACTAAATTGTGGTAGCATTGAAGCCAGAAAACTTGGTGTTATCTAATTCGGTGTGAACTAATTTGTTTAGTCTTTTCAGATTATTATGTTACACAGGTCAATCAAGTTCCTCTTATGATCGAGTTATTTTACTTTGACCGCATGCATTGCAAACGCTTTCTGGAAATCCGAAAATTCGGCTTCCTCTGCATTTCTTGGCGGAGGAATATATTCTTTCCAAGATTTTATGTCAAATCCATTTGTAGCATACACTGCTTTTAAATCAGACTCGGAtattttcaaacaagaaaacctgAAATTACCAACTCTGTAAAATGTCTGGTCTAATACTCCGATTACCACGAGATGACAGCCTGGGGTCATGAGACGACCAACATTCTGAACTATTTTCTTGTAGTCTGGAACCTCGAGGCATGCTGCCTCAAAACAAAGACTTGAGACAATTATATCAGGGCAATCGTTTCCAAGCTGTATTGGAGGCCATTTGTTCACATCAACCGGAAGTATCTCTCTGATTTTCTGTCGAATCTCTTCAAATCGTTCAGGGACTGTCTTGCTGAAAAACAAAGACCGTTTTAAGATTGATTTCTTATAtctgaaatatgaaaaacaaaatctaGCTTCAATCAAACAAGATTTACATCAAGTTGTGTgcagaatttttgtaaaatgcgGGGATTTAATGGTTACATGCACATTAATtaaaaattgaatgcttcttttttgtaATCTTACTGGGATACAAAATCATTGACCCACAATAATCAAAGCACATTTTGTTACGCGCCTCATATTAAACGTACGCACACAAACAACACTTTGACACcctgtaaaattacaaaaacaatcattcaattcttataatttCACTCATATATGGTACAACTATGAAAATACGAgttatattattattgttttcctGTGCATCGGAGTGACGTTGTCATGAACTATGTGTATGAGTCAGAAAAACAATTTGATTATGGAATACGTCCTCGCGATTGATTTCAGTACGGATTCTTAATATGAAACATACATGCTCAATAAGCCGTTTCAAAATATAAAGGGTTAtaggtaatttcattgttcgtacactgatgcacaaaatgaaaataacatcacGGCATTGTTTGAAAAGGGCGTTTTTATCCAATCACAACGTACGTGTTGTTGTATGCTTTTGAAAACAACTGAATACCCAGAATGCAgtagattctgaaacggcaaaTTAACTAACATCCCAAACTTACTGAATCTTTCCACCTTCAATGTCTAGCACAAATTGACATAATGCACTTCCGGTCTGTAATTTGTCATCTTTCCAATCCCCCAAGGCGTCTCTATTAACTTGTGAATAATCCGATAGTATTATATTTTGTACGTATGGACATGCACTTATGACGGTGTGAATTGTTGGACCAGTACCAATATCTAACAAAGTTTTTCCGTGGACATTGCCTGGAAATAGAATGTTTTGTGCAATTTTATATCTAAAATTCAgatgaaatggcaattttatacGCCCGAATCCCTTTTAGGGATATATCTTCATCTTGAATCTTATATGAATAGATAAATGCGTGGTATGGGGCAAACTATTGTACCTTGTATCGTATAGAGAAAAAAAACTGAGGAGTCCGAACATCAGACACAAATTTCAAAACTTCACAACCTTAATAGGTCAATTTGACAATAAATCGGATCCAGCAGCCATAACTGTGTAAAGATACAACAACGACACATACAAATAGTCCAAATAAAGACGACAAAAAAACTTATGTAGTTGatggttaatttaaaaaaaaaaacactgtaaaAACATGTTGCGTCCTAGTTGCACCTCCAGACACACTTATACTCAGGAACGACAAAAgctaaaaatcaaatttttaaaattagaatttagttttgtaaatcaaatactttcataaatttagatatcagTCAACTCGCTGCATTATTCAACCGGAAACCAGCCAGAAAAAATAACCATGACCAGTGACAACCTCTCCCACCTGACATCAGCGCGTCATAAACCTTCATCATTTGTTCCTTGAAATGCCAGGCACTAAGGGGGATGAAGGGGAGGGGGGCCTCTGTTTATGAAGGttagtatttaatttacaaaactaaattttaattctaaaaatttgatttttattacattaaatacctCATCTTCATAAATCTagataccgtatagcgggttattttcgcggatgtaaaatttcgcgattatcattttggcggattcaaatatttttatcaatacctttgcatgtgcacttttaaaGTTGCAGaatttatttttgcgattttgttcaatccgcgaaaataagcgaaagtTTTCACatcgcgaaaataacccgctatacggtaacAGAATTTAACGAAACGCTGAATCCCCCGTCACTATGAGCAGGAACAACAACCTGTTTAGCAGCAGCTAAAGGCCCTTAAAAATATAGAGGTTGTCACAATGAAGAAGCATGGACCATAAATAATGATTATAAAAGACAATATCTGACCTCCAAAAACCAGCTGACACGATTTCCGACATAGAGAAGGAATTAAAAATGTTCCAAGAAGAGGCTATCACTCTTACTTCATGTGATTTAACTTGATGTTTAGCTACAACTTCAGAAGATGCAGAATTAAAAGCCAAAATGACAGTATTGCAAATCCAGGTAGAAATGGTTTTAGCAGAAATGTCAGAAATTCCCTTTTTAATAGTAATGAACAAGCTAGAATAACCAGCCGCTAAAGAGACTATGTACAAAAGCAAAGTTCTCACAAGACACAAAACCTGAGTATCTGCAGAGGCCGGTAAGGCAGGGATAGTAATTAAACCAGAACCTGGTTCTCGGCTAAAAAAAAGGGATCATTGAGAAGAGTAACTGGGGTCCTATCAGCCGCAATGGGTAGGCAAGACTCATATATCGACAAGGCATGAATCTCACTCCTTCTACGACCATTAGCCAAAGCTATAAGAAAACAACATTTATACGATAAAAATTTGAAGGAGGCTGAATGTAAAGGTTCAAAAGCCGGAAACCGAAGAACTATCAAGACTACACATAAGTCCCAAGAAGGAACTAAACGTCTTTGACGAGTCCTATTAaggcaaaagttttttttttatcaacaaagaCTCCTGAAAGAGATATTGTTCTGGATATTGCAGATCTATGTCCCTTTATAGTAAAAGGAGAGAAACCCTTTTCTTCAAAAAGATAAAGGAAAAATCCGCTAACTATTGGACAGTAACTGTGAAAGGATCAATCTGTTTCGACTGACACCAAGTACAGAATTTAACCATTTAGAGTCATAGCATCTACTACCCAAGCTTTCTCGTCTGGAATGGGAGAAACGTAAGTCTCCAACTTGTGATTCAGACTGGTTGCTAAAAGATCTATATGAGGACGATcccaacaaataaaataaataaataaataatctttatttcaagaggatgatcccattagttaaaactaatcttcctgagagtcctcaaaataataataacatatttataagtacatagagtattataaagttatattatacacaatatatacaatacaacGAAGCGTGATCTCCTGAAACACTGATGGATGAATTCCCCATTTTGTGTTCACTGAAACACGCGGACGGGAGAGAGCATCAGCCAGAAGATTTTGACTGCCTTGAACATGTCTAACAGAATTATATCGAGACTGTGACACAGAAGAAGAATTCCCTTTCTCAGATGATACAGAGAAAATGAATGAGTTCCCCCTTGATTCTAAAGATAAGCCACTACTGTGGGGTTGTCCGTGGCAACCAGTAGTGACTGACCCTGAATCAAAGCATGAAAATGAAGGAGAGAAAGAAACACAGCTATCATCTCTAGAAGACTGAGGTGTTCCTCAAACTCAGCACCTGACCAAAGGCCTGAAGCTGATCTACCCTCCAGATAAGCTCCCAAACCATTCAGACTCACATCTGTGAACAAAGATATGCTTGGGTTTGGAGGATCCAACAAAACTCCCTTGAGAAGATGTTTTTCCTGAAGCCACCACTGAAGATGAAGTAAAAACCGAGGCAGAATTGGAATACATGCCTCCCACAACTGAGAAATTGGGTGATAAAACTCCGACAGATACCACAGGATTGGACGAATGTGTAGACGTCCTAGTGGAATGACGTCTATGATTGAAAACAAGAAACCCACCACTTGCAGAATTTGAAACTGTAAACCTGGTCTGCCCAAACCAATCTCAGGAAATGACGAAACTTGTGAGAAATTGGGATGTGAAAATATGCGTCCATCAAATCTAGAGAGGTTGTTCAAATTCCCGAATGAACTGTTGACCTGATTTACCAGTTGGCTTCCGTTTCAAATGTGGAACCAACAGGTACTGATGGAGAACAGA
Proteins encoded:
- the LOC143058031 gene encoding nicotinamide N-methyltransferase-like translates to MATLTSTDYSNDFDVNWYIDSYYSAVSGCHEEGDFLTFVLMALHDIFKAGNVHGKTLLDIGTGPTIHTVISACPYVQNIILSDYSQVNRDALGDWKDDKLQTGSALCQFVLDIEGGKIHKTVPERFEEIRQKIREILPVDVNKWPPIQLGNDCPDIIVSSLCFEAACLEVPDYKKIVQNVGRLMTPGCHLVVIGVLDQTFYRVGNFRFSCLKISESDLKAVYATNGFDIKSWKEYIPPPRNAEEAEFSDFQKAFAMHAVKVK